Proteins co-encoded in one Vibrio fortis genomic window:
- a CDS encoding DoxX family protein — MDNNTVTNMMAQYDNLVDKFQALFVPALLLFCRLWVAWVFFNSGLTKIATWDSTLFLFELEYQVPLIPWEMAAYMGTAAELILPVFIALGLLSRPMAVVLFAFNVIAVVSYPVLWEQGFYDHQLWGLMILIVIVWGAGPFSLDHILKRQFRG, encoded by the coding sequence ATGGATAACAATACCGTGACCAACATGATGGCTCAGTACGATAACCTCGTTGATAAGTTCCAGGCCCTGTTTGTACCAGCGCTACTGCTGTTTTGTCGTTTATGGGTTGCTTGGGTTTTCTTCAACTCGGGACTGACCAAGATAGCGACTTGGGACAGCACACTCTTTCTATTCGAGCTTGAATATCAAGTCCCGCTTATCCCATGGGAAATGGCGGCTTATATGGGCACAGCCGCTGAATTGATTCTGCCGGTGTTTATTGCATTGGGCTTGTTGAGTCGACCTATGGCTGTGGTCTTGTTCGCCTTCAACGTGATAGCCGTTGTCTCTTACCCAGTGCTTTGGGAACAAGGTTTCTACGATCACCAACTTTGGGGATTAATGATACTGATTGTGATTGTGTGGGGGGCTGGCCCTTTCTCACTTGACCATATCCTAAAACGACAATTCCGAGGCTAA
- the ggt gene encoding gamma-glutamyltransferase: protein MQWKTKLTTLATSTLLFASHVSWANQAADSVAPEQSSGLEAKQLVKASDWMVTAANPLATQAGADVLARGGNAIDAMVAVQLMLGLVEPQSSGIGGGAFLVYFDNEAKQLKTYDGRETAPLDATPRLFQDENGKPLKFYDAVVGGRSVGTPGTVQLLWDTHQKYGKLDWASLIKPVAQLAKDGFTISPRLATLIANDQQRLSRFATTKAYFFNTDGSPKAAGTLLKNPEYAATLEAIAKDGAIAFYQGEISTDIINTVQTAKGNPGVLAQKDFDAYSIKQRQPVCSAYESYDICGMGPPSSGALTVGQILAMTEQFDLKSWGPSDAKSWQVLADASRLAFADRGMYMADQDYVPMPTQGLVNTDYLKERTQLITAGKALESAPSGTPPWDHAMQRSQDISIELPSTSHFNIVDGDGNVVSMTTTIENAFGSRLMVRGFLLNNELTDFSFKTHNDGKPIANRLEPGKRPRSSMAPTIIMQDDKPYMAIGSPGGSRIIGYVAQAIIAHTQWDMDIQQAINQPHFLNRFGTLDLEKGTSAETFKPELEKMGFEVNIRDLNSGLHAIRITKDGLEGAADPRREGAAIGK from the coding sequence ATGCAGTGGAAAACAAAACTAACAACCCTTGCCACTTCTACCCTACTTTTTGCCTCTCATGTCAGTTGGGCAAATCAAGCTGCCGATTCCGTCGCTCCAGAACAAAGTAGTGGTTTAGAAGCTAAGCAACTCGTCAAAGCCAGTGATTGGATGGTCACAGCAGCCAACCCATTAGCAACGCAGGCAGGCGCTGACGTACTTGCACGTGGCGGTAATGCCATTGACGCCATGGTTGCGGTGCAGCTAATGCTTGGCTTGGTTGAACCACAATCATCTGGTATTGGCGGCGGTGCCTTCCTTGTCTATTTCGATAATGAAGCCAAACAGCTAAAGACCTACGATGGACGCGAGACAGCACCACTTGACGCGACACCTCGCCTGTTCCAAGACGAAAACGGAAAGCCACTTAAGTTCTACGATGCCGTAGTTGGTGGGCGTTCAGTTGGTACTCCAGGTACCGTTCAATTGCTATGGGATACTCATCAGAAATACGGAAAGTTAGACTGGGCATCTCTGATAAAACCCGTAGCTCAACTCGCTAAAGATGGCTTTACCATCAGCCCGCGATTGGCAACATTGATTGCCAATGATCAACAGCGCCTTAGTCGCTTTGCCACCACTAAAGCCTACTTCTTTAATACTGACGGCAGCCCAAAAGCCGCAGGGACTCTTCTTAAAAACCCTGAGTACGCAGCAACACTGGAGGCGATTGCTAAAGACGGTGCTATAGCCTTTTATCAGGGTGAGATCTCCACTGATATCATCAACACCGTACAAACCGCTAAGGGCAACCCCGGTGTCTTGGCGCAAAAAGACTTCGATGCTTACTCAATCAAGCAACGTCAGCCTGTATGTTCCGCTTACGAAAGCTACGATATCTGTGGCATGGGACCACCAAGCTCGGGCGCACTCACTGTCGGTCAAATCTTAGCGATGACCGAGCAGTTTGATCTCAAATCCTGGGGGCCAAGCGATGCAAAATCTTGGCAGGTGTTAGCAGACGCTTCTCGTCTAGCCTTTGCAGACCGTGGTATGTACATGGCAGACCAAGATTACGTACCAATGCCAACACAAGGGTTAGTAAACACTGACTACCTTAAAGAGCGAACGCAGCTTATTACTGCAGGAAAGGCATTGGAAAGCGCGCCATCAGGAACCCCACCTTGGGATCACGCGATGCAAAGGAGCCAAGATATCTCGATTGAGCTCCCTTCCACCAGCCACTTCAATATTGTCGATGGCGATGGCAATGTCGTATCCATGACCACCACGATTGAGAATGCGTTTGGCTCGCGCTTGATGGTGAGAGGCTTCCTGCTTAATAATGAACTCACCGATTTCTCATTCAAAACTCATAACGATGGTAAGCCTATTGCTAACCGCCTAGAGCCGGGCAAACGTCCACGCTCTTCTATGGCTCCAACCATCATCATGCAAGACGACAAACCTTACATGGCGATTGGCTCTCCGGGTGGTAGTCGCATCATTGGTTATGTCGCACAGGCAATCATCGCTCATACACAATGGGATATGGATATTCAGCAAGCGATCAACCAACCACACTTCCTAAATCGATTTGGTACCTTGGACCTAGAAAAAGGCACCTCAGCCGAAACCTTCAAACCTGAGCTAGAAAAGATGGGATTTGAGGTCAATATTCGCGATCTTAACTCGGGTTTACATGCCATTCGCATCACTAAAGATGGCTTAGAGGGCGCTGCAGACCCTCGTCGCGAAGGTGCAGCGATAGGTAAATAG
- a CDS encoding BufA1 family periplasmic bufferin-type metallophore — MKNSNLAVTAAITSVLAFGGTVLTSAPAEAAAKEKCYGVSKAGQNDCATKTSSCAGTAKEDNQSDAFVVVPKGLCGKLTGGSTQSS, encoded by the coding sequence ATGAAAAATTCTAATCTTGCTGTAACTGCTGCAATCACAAGTGTACTAGCGTTTGGTGGTACTGTTCTAACTTCGGCTCCTGCAGAAGCGGCAGCAAAAGAAAAGTGTTATGGCGTGTCTAAAGCTGGCCAAAACGACTGTGCAACTAAAACAAGCTCATGTGCTGGTACAGCAAAAGAAGATAACCAAAGTGATGCATTCGTTGTCGTACCTAAAGGCCTTTGTGGCAAGCTTACTGGCGGTAGCACTCAATCTTCATAA
- the bufB gene encoding MNIO family bufferin maturase, protein MAHPLHPLAGVGLRTPHLDYFSHNSNKVDWLEIHSENYFSPHAKATEQLRAIRQDHEISCHGVGLSLGSVERISQEHLFQLKRLISDIQPFLVSDHLSWSQTGGHHFNDLLPLPYTEEALEVFCRNVLEVQDALQRPLLIENPSSYLAFKHSTIPEWQFLAEVQKRTECRLLLDFNNIFVSSFNHQFSCDDYLEGIPADAVDEIHLAGFTKKQLEDGEIWIDTHSKPVCDEVWQLYTQWLMTHGARHTLIEWDLDIPEPEVLLNEAEKASHLLHQHQNAEVLRGQAS, encoded by the coding sequence GTGGCTCATCCTCTACACCCGCTGGCAGGCGTGGGTTTAAGAACACCTCACTTAGATTATTTTAGCCACAACTCTAATAAGGTCGACTGGTTAGAGATCCACAGTGAGAATTACTTCTCCCCACACGCAAAAGCAACGGAACAACTTAGAGCAATTCGACAAGACCATGAGATTAGCTGTCACGGCGTAGGTTTATCACTGGGTTCTGTGGAGCGTATCAGTCAAGAGCACTTGTTCCAGCTCAAACGCCTCATTAGCGACATTCAGCCGTTTTTGGTATCAGACCATCTAAGTTGGAGTCAAACTGGCGGGCACCATTTCAATGACCTGTTGCCACTGCCTTATACCGAAGAGGCGCTCGAGGTATTTTGTCGCAATGTACTGGAAGTTCAGGATGCCCTGCAAAGACCACTATTGATCGAAAACCCGTCGAGTTACCTCGCATTCAAACACTCGACTATTCCAGAATGGCAATTCCTTGCAGAAGTTCAAAAACGGACTGAGTGCCGATTATTGTTGGACTTCAATAATATTTTTGTCTCTTCATTCAATCATCAATTCAGTTGTGATGACTACCTAGAGGGAATCCCGGCCGATGCAGTAGACGAGATCCACCTTGCTGGTTTTACTAAAAAGCAACTAGAAGATGGTGAAATCTGGATAGACACCCACAGTAAACCAGTTTGTGATGAAGTGTGGCAGCTCTATACGCAGTGGCTTATGACACACGGCGCGCGGCACACACTGATTGAATGGGACTTAGACATCCCAGAACCTGAGGTGTTACTTAACGAAGCTGAAAAAGCCAGTCATCTACTGCATCAACATCAAAATGCAGAGGTATTGCGAGGCCAAGCATCATGA
- a CDS encoding HvfC/BufC N-terminal domain-containing protein produces MMSSLAEIQQAFGDALRYQGDDSLCQVVSGHFSDSQRLQIYRNNFVISVSDVLAATYPLAQALVGEECFAQLARHHVLTTPPQSGDITEYGEGFDKAIEHFPAVVEAAPYLASMIQYEWHKDALMRAEPKPMMTEQYPLAALSSIPEHQHGELVFHLLPDLVLLNFDYQVLTLEQAIINNQLDGLNIAQAEFGALQKINNHALEPHIVTPEVFQLLQAFQAQQMLADIDPTLLAHLNDVLALNIISGFSISGE; encoded by the coding sequence ATCATGAGTTCTTTAGCAGAAATACAACAAGCATTTGGTGATGCGCTCCGTTATCAGGGTGATGATTCACTCTGTCAGGTCGTTAGCGGTCACTTCTCCGATAGTCAGAGGTTACAAATCTATCGCAATAACTTTGTGATTAGCGTTAGTGATGTACTTGCCGCGACTTACCCACTTGCTCAAGCTCTAGTCGGTGAAGAGTGCTTCGCCCAATTGGCGCGTCATCATGTACTGACTACACCGCCTCAGTCTGGAGATATTACAGAGTACGGAGAAGGTTTTGATAAGGCCATTGAACACTTTCCTGCTGTGGTAGAAGCCGCTCCCTATTTGGCGAGCATGATTCAATACGAGTGGCACAAAGATGCACTAATGCGTGCCGAGCCAAAGCCAATGATGACAGAACAGTATCCACTGGCTGCACTCTCTTCGATTCCAGAGCATCAACATGGTGAGTTGGTCTTTCACTTGCTTCCAGACCTTGTCTTGCTCAACTTTGATTATCAGGTGCTGACTTTAGAACAAGCCATCATCAATAACCAACTCGACGGACTTAATATTGCCCAAGCTGAGTTTGGTGCCTTACAGAAAATAAATAACCATGCCTTGGAGCCTCATATCGTGACGCCAGAAGTCTTTCAACTTCTGCAAGCCTTCCAAGCCCAACAAATGCTCGCTGATATCGACCCAACGCTGCTAGCCCATCTTAATGATGTCTTGGCGCTCAATATCATCTCTGGATTTTCTATTAGCGGCGAATAG
- a CDS encoding multidrug effflux MFS transporter, which yields MLVLFSPLAIDIYLPALPQISETFHVEHALAQDTITWFLFAMGVGQLFAGPLADKLGRRTVALGGISIYAVSACLAWAAQSIDMMLMARLLQGLGACATSVAAFATVRDLFGPEKSGKMISYLNGAICFIPALAPILGSWLTQEFGWRSNFSFMAGFAVIVGAILFFQMKETNPATEKVAVFKLERYWSVLKTPSFIFHASLCLMAMAVILAYVTSAPVVLMENLGLSMNEFTFWFGINAAFNIVAAFTAPKFMDRFGTYKTLVVGILLLGLAGALMLVLVNQATALAFMFPIFLSSVGFAWILGASAGKALEPFGDRAGTAAALLGLFQMSGSGLLVGTMQRLQLEPQVMIALQMFLIVPALFVLFGKAGKSWHGVLKQA from the coding sequence ATGCTTGTTCTATTTAGCCCATTAGCAATCGATATCTACTTACCAGCTTTGCCTCAAATCTCTGAGACGTTCCACGTGGAACATGCATTAGCGCAAGACACCATCACCTGGTTTCTATTCGCGATGGGTGTCGGCCAACTATTTGCTGGCCCTCTAGCGGACAAATTAGGTCGCCGAACTGTTGCCCTTGGCGGTATCAGCATCTATGCAGTGAGCGCTTGCTTGGCGTGGGCCGCTCAATCGATTGATATGATGTTGATGGCTCGACTGCTTCAAGGATTAGGAGCGTGTGCAACATCCGTTGCTGCGTTCGCAACAGTTCGCGATCTATTTGGTCCCGAAAAAAGTGGCAAGATGATCAGCTACCTCAATGGTGCGATCTGTTTCATCCCAGCGCTGGCACCTATTTTAGGTAGTTGGCTAACTCAAGAGTTTGGTTGGCGCTCGAACTTCAGCTTCATGGCTGGGTTTGCTGTGATTGTTGGCGCAATCTTGTTTTTCCAAATGAAAGAGACCAACCCTGCAACAGAGAAGGTTGCGGTATTTAAGTTGGAGCGTTACTGGTCGGTACTGAAAACGCCATCTTTTATCTTCCACGCATCGCTGTGTTTGATGGCAATGGCAGTCATATTAGCTTATGTAACCTCGGCTCCAGTGGTACTGATGGAAAATCTCGGCTTGAGCATGAATGAGTTTACTTTCTGGTTTGGTATTAACGCAGCTTTCAATATCGTTGCTGCATTCACGGCACCTAAGTTCATGGATCGCTTTGGTACTTACAAGACATTAGTCGTTGGTATTCTACTGCTGGGTTTAGCGGGTGCACTTATGTTGGTGCTGGTGAACCAAGCAACAGCACTAGCGTTCATGTTCCCAATCTTCTTATCTTCCGTTGGTTTTGCGTGGATTCTGGGTGCATCTGCTGGTAAAGCGCTAGAGCCATTTGGTGACCGAGCGGGTACAGCTGCTGCACTATTAGGCCTGTTCCAAATGAGTGGCTCAGGTTTGTTGGTTGGTACTATGCAGCGCCTACAACTAGAGCCGCAAGTGATGATCGCATTGCAGATGTTCCTGATTGTTCCAGCACTATTTGTACTGTTTGGTAAGGCTGGAAAATCCTGGCATGGCGTTCTTAAGCAGGCATAA
- a CDS encoding LysE family translocator, with the protein MNEITILITLASIHFIALMSPGPDFALVVQNATRHGRQTGLYIALGLSCGILLHSLLSLTGISYLVHQQPTLFAIIQLAGGSYLLYLGYGALKATWATIQSHDDDNQALNAKDLILSNKREAFSKGFATNILNPKALVFFISLMSSLVPADMSLSGKGFALLILFGLSLFWFSLLAWMLSTKTLQKKLHEATVYIDGLCGALFSMIGLSILWQSASSLIA; encoded by the coding sequence ATGAACGAAATCACCATCCTTATCACCCTAGCCTCTATCCATTTTATCGCCTTAATGAGCCCCGGCCCTGACTTTGCGCTCGTGGTCCAAAACGCCACTCGTCACGGAAGACAAACAGGCCTATACATCGCGCTAGGTTTATCGTGTGGGATCTTACTTCACTCATTACTGAGTTTGACGGGCATCAGCTACCTGGTCCACCAGCAACCAACCCTATTTGCGATAATCCAGTTAGCCGGTGGTAGCTACTTACTTTACTTGGGCTATGGTGCGCTTAAAGCAACGTGGGCAACGATTCAAAGCCATGATGACGACAATCAAGCACTCAACGCTAAAGATCTTATTCTGAGCAACAAACGTGAGGCTTTCTCTAAAGGCTTTGCAACCAACATCCTCAATCCAAAGGCGTTAGTGTTCTTTATCAGCTTGATGTCGAGCTTAGTCCCTGCAGATATGTCTCTGTCGGGCAAAGGCTTTGCGCTACTTATCCTGTTTGGTCTCTCGCTATTTTGGTTCTCACTACTGGCTTGGATGCTTTCAACCAAAACACTTCAGAAAAAACTGCATGAAGCGACCGTTTATATCGATGGCTTGTGTGGCGCGCTGTTTAGCATGATAGGTTTAAGTATCTTATGGCAATCGGCTTCATCATTGATCGCCTAA
- the rarD gene encoding EamA family transporter RarD, whose amino-acid sequence MTPEQQQRTRQGILLAVGAYTMWGIAPIYFKSLSEVSPLEILSHRVVWSFFLLAFLLHLGRSWRNVRDTLTSKPKMTYLVATSLLVGANWLIFIWAVNANHMLDASLGYYINPLINVVLGMIFLGERLRKLQWFAVGLAAIGVLIQIVAFGSIPVVAIALAFSFGFYGLLRKKVSLEAQTGLFIETLVMLPAAAIYLLFIADSATSDLAANPMSLNLLLIAAGIVTTLPLLCFTGAATRLKLSTLGFFQYIGPSLMFLLAVLIYGEAFTTDKAVTFAFIWGALVIFSFDGLRHNKKSKRTQQ is encoded by the coding sequence ATGACACCAGAACAACAACAGCGTACACGCCAAGGTATTTTGCTTGCAGTTGGGGCGTATACGATGTGGGGTATTGCGCCCATCTATTTCAAGTCGTTAAGTGAGGTTTCTCCGTTAGAGATCCTGAGTCACCGTGTAGTTTGGTCCTTTTTCTTACTTGCTTTCCTACTACACCTTGGCCGCAGCTGGCGAAATGTTCGCGACACACTGACTTCCAAGCCTAAAATGACTTACTTAGTTGCCACCTCTCTGTTAGTTGGTGCTAATTGGCTAATCTTTATCTGGGCGGTCAACGCTAACCACATGCTCGATGCCAGTCTAGGGTATTACATCAACCCGTTAATTAATGTGGTACTTGGTATGATCTTTCTAGGCGAGCGTCTCAGAAAACTGCAGTGGTTTGCAGTTGGCTTAGCCGCAATTGGTGTGCTGATTCAGATTGTCGCGTTCGGTTCCATCCCGGTAGTGGCGATTGCCCTCGCATTCTCATTTGGTTTCTATGGCTTGTTAAGAAAGAAGGTCAGCCTTGAAGCGCAGACAGGCCTATTTATTGAGACCTTAGTAATGTTGCCTGCTGCAGCCATCTACCTACTGTTTATCGCAGATAGCGCCACATCGGACTTGGCGGCGAACCCAATGTCGCTCAACCTTCTGCTGATCGCGGCAGGTATCGTTACCACCCTACCTCTGCTGTGCTTTACTGGTGCGGCAACGCGACTCAAGCTGTCGACATTAGGGTTCTTCCAATACATTGGCCCAAGCCTAATGTTCTTATTAGCGGTTCTCATTTATGGCGAAGCCTTTACGACAGATAAAGCCGTTACCTTTGCCTTTATTTGGGGCGCACTGGTGATCTTCAGCTTTGATGGACTGCGCCACAACAAAAAAAGCAAACGCACTCAGCAGTAA
- the uvrD gene encoding DNA helicase II, translating into MIDPSLLLDGLNDKQREAVAAPLENLLILAGAGSGKTRVLVHRIAWLQTVEQASPFSIMSVTFTNKAAAEMRGRIDELMMGSSSGMWNGTFHGICHRVLRAHYLDAKLPEDFQIIDSDDQIRLLRRLIKAQNLDEKQWPAKQASWWINGKKDEGLRPSHIDTYNDPVTKTWLKIYAAYQEACDRAGLVDFAEILLRCHELLRDKKHIREHYQARFKHILVDEFQDTNNIQYAWLRMMAGPDCRVMIVGDDDQSIYGWRGAKIENIQKFLDEFPGASTIRLEQNYRSTKTILQASNELISNNTERMGKELWTDGNDGEPISVYSAYNELDEARFTVSKIKEWQDKGGALNDTAMLYRNNAQSRVLEEALIQGGLPYRIYGGMRFFERQEIKDALSYLRLMSNRNDDAAFERVVNTPTRGMGDKTLETIRFAARDRGATMWQASIALLEEQVLAGRAAGALSRFIELINALEDDTHEMSLHEQTDHVIKSSGLFAMYEQEKGEKSKARIENLEELVTATRQFEKPEEAEEMSLLTAFLTHAALEAGEGQADEFDDAVQLMTLHSAKGLEFPMVFMVGVEEGMFPSQMSAEDAMRLEEERRLCYVGMTRAMEKLYITYAEMRRLYGQDKYHKPSRFIRELPETCLDEVRMKAQVSRPASSGRFGQTAVKENFNETGFSLGSRVKHPKFGEGTIINFEGSGPQSRVQVAFNGEGIKWLVTAYARLEKLG; encoded by the coding sequence ATGATTGATCCTTCGCTTTTACTCGATGGCCTCAACGACAAGCAGCGTGAGGCAGTGGCTGCACCCTTAGAAAACTTGCTGATCTTAGCGGGAGCAGGCAGTGGTAAAACGCGAGTACTGGTTCACCGTATCGCATGGCTACAAACCGTAGAGCAGGCTTCGCCGTTCTCTATCATGTCTGTAACCTTTACCAACAAAGCGGCTGCTGAAATGCGCGGTCGTATTGATGAGCTGATGATGGGTAGCTCTTCAGGTATGTGGAACGGCACCTTTCACGGTATTTGTCACCGTGTTTTACGCGCTCACTACTTAGATGCGAAATTGCCAGAAGATTTCCAGATCATTGATTCTGATGATCAAATTCGTCTATTGCGTCGCTTGATTAAAGCACAAAACCTAGATGAGAAGCAGTGGCCAGCGAAACAGGCGTCTTGGTGGATCAATGGCAAAAAAGATGAAGGGTTACGTCCAAGCCACATCGATACCTACAATGACCCAGTTACTAAGACCTGGCTTAAGATCTACGCCGCCTATCAAGAGGCGTGTGATCGCGCGGGCTTGGTCGACTTTGCAGAAATCTTACTGCGTTGTCATGAACTCCTGCGTGATAAAAAGCACATTCGCGAACACTACCAAGCGCGCTTTAAGCATATCTTGGTCGACGAATTCCAAGATACCAATAACATTCAATACGCATGGCTACGCATGATGGCCGGCCCTGATTGTCGAGTGATGATCGTAGGCGATGATGACCAATCAATCTATGGCTGGCGTGGCGCTAAAATTGAGAATATCCAAAAGTTCTTAGATGAGTTCCCGGGTGCATCCACCATTCGTTTGGAGCAGAACTACCGTTCAACCAAGACCATTCTGCAAGCATCAAACGAACTGATCTCAAATAACACTGAGCGTATGGGCAAAGAGCTGTGGACGGACGGTAATGACGGTGAGCCTATCTCTGTTTATTCGGCTTACAACGAGCTCGACGAAGCGCGCTTTACGGTGAGCAAAATCAAAGAGTGGCAAGATAAGGGCGGTGCTCTGAATGATACGGCGATGCTGTATCGTAATAATGCCCAGTCTCGTGTACTCGAAGAAGCTTTGATTCAAGGTGGACTGCCTTACCGTATCTACGGTGGCATGCGATTCTTCGAACGTCAGGAGATTAAAGATGCGTTGAGCTATCTGCGATTGATGTCTAACCGCAATGATGATGCCGCTTTTGAACGTGTGGTGAATACGCCAACCCGTGGAATGGGTGACAAGACCCTAGAGACAATCCGCTTTGCAGCACGCGATCGTGGTGCCACGATGTGGCAGGCAAGTATTGCGCTTCTTGAAGAACAGGTGTTAGCAGGCAGAGCTGCGGGTGCATTGAGTCGATTTATCGAGCTTATCAACGCACTCGAAGATGATACCCATGAGATGAGCCTGCATGAACAGACCGACCATGTTATTAAGTCGTCTGGCTTGTTTGCTATGTATGAGCAAGAAAAAGGCGAGAAGTCGAAGGCACGTATTGAAAACTTGGAAGAGCTAGTGACGGCGACTCGTCAATTCGAGAAGCCGGAAGAAGCCGAAGAGATGAGCCTGTTAACCGCATTCTTGACTCACGCCGCGCTAGAAGCGGGTGAAGGTCAGGCGGATGAGTTTGATGATGCTGTTCAATTGATGACTCTGCACAGTGCCAAAGGTCTCGAATTCCCAATGGTGTTCATGGTTGGTGTCGAAGAGGGAATGTTCCCGAGCCAGATGTCTGCCGAAGATGCAATGCGCCTGGAAGAGGAACGTCGTCTTTGTTACGTAGGTATGACGCGTGCGATGGAGAAGCTCTACATCACCTACGCAGAAATGCGTCGTCTATATGGCCAAGATAAGTACCACAAGCCATCACGATTTATTCGTGAGCTGCCAGAAACCTGTCTCGACGAAGTACGAATGAAAGCACAAGTAAGTCGTCCGGCAAGTAGCGGTCGCTTTGGACAAACTGCAGTTAAAGAGAACTTTAATGAAACCGGCTTCAGTTTAGGCTCACGCGTTAAGCACCCTAAGTTTGGTGAAGGTACCATTATCAACTTTGAGGGCAGTGGTCCACAGAGCCGAGTTCAGGTGGCCTTCAATGGGGAGGGCATCAAATGGTTGGTGACTGCTTACGCTCGTTTAGAGAAGCTAGGTTAA
- a CDS encoding helix-turn-helix transcriptional regulator, with protein MDKVHYYSTPTEDISLIQAQYQEFAFQRHYHLDFHIGLITQGQQKFVYKGTSHHVGAGQVVIMPPDELHDGHSKLDSGYQVSVFSVSPQWFQDLADPEQNGHTMSFSELILSDHAAFSQLRNLHGSLISQNISQLAQDCLPFEGFSTIVDRYAKFGSKTETQLGNQSIETLKEYLMANLDQPVRLEQLSELCDLSTTQFQRHFKNKMGITPYAWLSRLRMEQSMRLIKSGVCGTDVAHQVGFYDQAHFSKAFKTTFGVPPSQIN; from the coding sequence ATGGATAAAGTCCACTACTACTCAACGCCCACTGAAGATATCAGCCTGATCCAAGCTCAATACCAAGAGTTTGCTTTTCAGCGCCACTATCATTTGGACTTTCACATTGGTTTGATTACCCAAGGGCAGCAAAAATTCGTCTACAAAGGCACTAGCCACCATGTTGGCGCAGGTCAGGTCGTGATTATGCCACCGGATGAGCTGCATGATGGCCACTCAAAACTGGATTCAGGCTACCAGGTAAGCGTGTTCTCTGTATCTCCTCAATGGTTTCAAGATCTTGCGGATCCCGAGCAAAACGGTCACACAATGAGCTTTTCGGAGCTGATCCTCTCTGATCACGCCGCTTTTTCACAACTGCGCAACCTACATGGCTCGCTCATCAGTCAAAATATCAGCCAACTCGCCCAAGACTGCCTTCCTTTTGAAGGATTTTCGACGATTGTGGATCGTTACGCTAAGTTTGGATCCAAAACCGAGACTCAGCTAGGTAATCAATCTATCGAAACACTGAAAGAGTATTTAATGGCAAACCTTGACCAGCCAGTACGTTTAGAACAGCTCTCTGAACTTTGTGACCTATCAACCACTCAGTTCCAGCGCCACTTTAAGAACAAAATGGGCATAACACCTTACGCTTGGCTAAGTCGTCTACGTATGGAGCAGAGCATGAGACTCATCAAATCAGGCGTGTGTGGTACTGACGTTGCGCATCAAGTTGGTTTCTACGATCAAGCGCATTTCTCAAAGGCGTTCAAAACAACCTTTGGCGTCCCGCCCTCACAAATCAACTAA
- the tsrA gene encoding H-NS-like global regulator TsrA, with translation MSLTTYEMARVLEQMEDAPEKVMFGKLLNELGNQSGERIRSAAKQVPINTLRDIVFQFQSVIEDRKGEQVQLLAKEMVEQGISAEDLQAFLNK, from the coding sequence ATGTCATTAACAACCTACGAAATGGCACGCGTCTTAGAACAAATGGAAGACGCTCCTGAAAAGGTCATGTTTGGAAAATTGCTGAACGAGCTTGGTAACCAAAGTGGCGAGCGCATTCGCAGTGCCGCAAAGCAGGTTCCAATTAACACACTACGCGATATTGTTTTTCAATTTCAAAGCGTGATTGAAGACCGTAAAGGTGAGCAAGTTCAATTGTTAGCAAAAGAGATGGTAGAGCAAGGCATTTCTGCAGAAGATCTACAGGCATTTCTAAACAAGTAA